AAGGGCTGTTTCTGAATACTGAGTACTTGCTAATTACGTGCCAGCCACTCTGAACACTCAGTACTGGTTTATTAATCCTCCAAGTACCCAGTGGGGCAGGGACTATAACTACCCTGGCTCGACAGTGAGGAGCCAGTCTGACACAggggaagtaacttgcccaaggttattaAGCTGGTAAGGCTTCAGGGTGACAGTCTTCTCATCTCGTGGGACataaatctggatttttatgACAAATCTCACAATGTTTAAATGTTTCAATTaattccacaaaaaattaaaaaactgaggGTGCTAAAAAAGAAGCCATCCTGGGACAGGAACCAAGTCCCCACTCTTGATTTCTATACTATTCTACGGCCACGTAATGAGTGAAACTGCAAGGGAAGAGTTTACAGAAAGGTAGAAGAAAAGATGTCTATTTTTCAAAGGTAACAGAAGTCTTAAGGTAGATTAAGGTAAATCGGAACTAAACCAGAgtgatgggggcagggaggggaggaataCAAACCCTCTTCCATACTGGAAATGAtccttaatattttaatagtttatgcATTCTGCTAGCCTAAATTAGTATTTGGCATATCATCTAATCTTTTACAAAGAATGTCTAGTGATTCAGTTAACTTACCAAAACTCCACCCTAGGGGAGGCTCAATCTTCAGAATGAAATCcccctaaaaggaaaaaaagaaaatgtaatttcaagAAATGAGAATTGTGACTCTGGCTTAATTTAGTGTTATCatttaatctaaaatttttaCACCGGAAATGAAATTCTAAGAGTAAGCCTTGTTCTTCTAAATGGTACTGAACACTGTGATTCTCTTCAGATGCTACAAGCTGAAGCTGAACACCAGAAGTTTTCATCTAAACAATCAGAAGACAGTGCTGAAGCCCATTCGTGAGTTCTAAAGACACTAGGATCGGCCACTCAATGTCTTTTAATACTAAACATACTATAATTCTATTAATTGAGTCTCCCATTAAGCCTTCACATGCCTGCAGTTGCACAAGTTAGCATGTATCTACAGGAACTATAGTCACCTCTTACAACTAGATTTGGCCAGGCATAGtacctcacacctataatcccaacatagtgggaggccaaggcgggagggtcactcgaggccaggagttcaagaccagcctaagcaacatagcaagaccccatctgtacaaaaaatgttcttaaaaaattagctgggtgtggtggcaggtgcctatagtcttagcgactcaggaggcagaggcaggaggatcacctgagcccaggtcaatgctgcagtgaaccataatcatgccaccgcactccagcatgggcagcagagggagatcctgtctctaaacaatACACTACctcattaattcaataaataaaactggattttactTATCAaccctggtttctttcttttttctttttttttttttggagatggagtctcactctgttgcccaggctggagggaagtggtgcaatctcggctcactgcaacctccgtctcctaggttcaagcaattctcctgactcagcctcccaagtagctggaactacaggcatgcacatgacacccagctaatttttttgtattttagtagagatgaggttgcaccatgttgcccagggtggtctcgcactcctgagctcaggcgatccacctgcctcaacctcccaaagtgctaggattacaggcatgagctactacatCCGGCCTCCTGGTTTCTTGAGACTGATACTGATactacttaaaaattaattaaatagattTCAGGACAGACCCAGCTAGTCATCTCTAGAAATCACTCCTATGCATTCTGGATGAAGAGTTAAGTTCAAGAATATTTCCTagtgtgttattttaaaattaccattattttaaaattgaggaaAGTCTATATGTCCAAATAGTTAAATTAGTTTGGGTTTGACTCTGACACACCACGCAGCGATTAAAAGAAGGCAgtaggccgagcatggtggctcatgcctgtaatcccagcactctgggagactgaagtgggcagatcacctgaggtctggagttcaaaatcagcctgggcaacatggtgaaaccccatctctactaaaaaatacaaaaaaaattagctgggcgtggtggtgggtgcctgtaatcccagctactgggaggctgaggcagaagaatcactggaacccaggaggcagaggttgcagtgagccgagatcgcaccactgcactccagcctggctgagactctgtctcaaaaaaaaaaaaaaaaaaaggcagtagaTCTATCTATGCTAATGTTGAAAGCAtacaagaggaaaaaaaccaaatGTCCCTCTGGTACTGAAAGCATTAACACAGGGCAGAAAATGAAACTGCAGAATAAATCCTATtgtttgattccatttgtattaaaaaatatatcaaaatcaaAACTATGTATATtgactatttttgcaacttcctatgaatctgtatttccaaataaaaggtTTGTATGTGAGAGGATGGGATTGTATAGATAGAGGTGTTTGTGGATACGCatctatgtgcatgtgtgcttgtgtgtatttgcatatatgcatatgcatgtgtatccGTGGATATCTGAATAACTATAAATAGAAAGCAATCTGTTAGGATGCACATGAAAATTTTATAAGAGGGCCagaaacagtggctcacacccgtaatcccagcactttgggaggctgaggcaggtggttcacctgaggtcaggagttcgagaccagcctggccaacatggcaaaaccccgtcactactaaaactacaaaacattagctgggtgtggtggcgggtgcctgtaatcccagctactcgggaggctgaggaaggaaaatggcttgaacctgggaggtggagggtggagtgagccaagatcctaccactgcactccagcctgggcgacagagtgagactccatctcaaaagaagaaaaaaaaaaaaaaaacctttatcaGAGTATCAGACGTTATCACTACAGAGGGAGGTAAAATTGGAGGGAAAAGGGTACAAATTTATTTCACATACTTCTAAAGACCTTGACTTTTTTTCACAAAGCTCATGAATTCACGTATTACTTGTACAATTGTTTTAACAACACTTTAAGCTGCTTGCAAGTAACGGGTTCCATGAAATCAGAGTTTCTCACCCCTGGCACTACTGACATCTAGGCTGTCGTGGGCAGCACTGTAGCACATTTAGCTCCACGCCTGGCCACTACTCGCTGGGTAACTGTAGCGCACAGCCATGGATGTCACAACAAAAacgtctctagacattgccaaatggcCCTAAAGACACAGAGAGCCACTGTATTCGTCAAGGCAGTTTGTAAGTCGTCTCCTCCGAATGTGGCTAGGATTACCATATAGCACTAATAATTTACAAAACAGATGAGCATTTGCTAGTGTAGGAAAGGGCATGGTTAGTGCAGCCTGGTGAGGCACACTAGTGACTTCCCATCAGAAGTGACAAGCAGTCCCCTCTTACCTTATCATACAAAGGGATCATAAAGTAACCATTATTAGGGGCACAGTCTGTCTGGTATTTCAAAGTCCCATGCTTGGTGTACAGCTTtatctggaaaggaaggaagcaaagcaGAAATCATAACATTGCCTTTGGGAATTAACTACATGTTACACCTGAATGCACTCAGTCAGTATGCATTCACTGAGGACCTACTGTATGCCAGCTTTCAACACGGGGCATTACTGGGGACAGAGGGAAATCAACAAACTCTCCTCAAATCATGTGACTCAATGTTTTTCAGATTAGAAACCACCTACAGCCTATTACAATGCCTTGTTTTTCaatgcttttctgtttattttagtgGCTGTCTCTAGGTTGCTCCTGTTAAGTTTCTGGGTCTCAAACACATTTGCAAACTTTGCCATTAGTAAGGTGCTTATTAACATGCaaattcctggctgggcatggtggctcatgcctgtaatcccagcactgcaggaggctgaggtgggccaatcacttgaggtcagggatttgagactagcctggccaacaaggtaaaaggctgtctctactaaaaatacaaaaaaagttacccaggcatggtggcaggcaccggtagtcccagctacttgggaggctgaggcaagaaaattgtttgaaccggggaggcggaggttgcagtgagccaagaccatgccacagcactccagcctgggagacagagtaagactccatctcaaaaataataataaaaaaataagataaagtaaaataaaatgcaaattcctggggCCCACCTCTATTTCTCAACTAAAGGTGTGGAATGAGGGCCAGAAACCTTCTTACTAACtctgaataatttcaaatacGTGGAGCAACATTCATCTAGAAACTTAATTTTCTCATTACTTTCATTCTcagaatgacgagttaatgggtgcagcaaaacaacatggcacatggatacatatgtaacaaacctgcacattgtgcacatgtaccctaaaacctaaataataataaaaaaaaaaagacacttaatATCTGTCCTCTCTTCAAGGACTCTCTCAAACTCTTACATTCTGAGCATTACCAGACACAAAGTGTTAACCCAGTAAGATGCCCAAATACCATCTGAGTCTTCCACGTGTTgcgtggccttgggcaagctCATGTTCGGTTTCTTCAGGTGTAGACAGAGAGCCACTCCTTGTCATGTGGTTGTACAGATTCACATCAACGCATATTAAGCTCTTGCTACAGAATATGGAttcaaagaaaaatcagtttgcggccaggcatggtggctcatgcctgtaatcccagcactttcggaggccaaagaaggaagatcacttgagcccaggagttcaagaccagcctggacaacatagccagacctcatTCCTACTAGAAAaagaattagctaggcatgatggcatgtgcctgtagtctcagctactcaggaggctggggcaggaggattgcttgaggccaggagtcagaggctttggtgagctatgatggtgccactgtactccagcctgagcaacagcgtgagaccctgcctcaaaataaaataaaataaataaaatggaaaaagcagtTTGTATTACTATTTAATATCTCTCTCTGAAGAAAAAGGCAACACAGTGTAATACGTAGGGAACATACTGGGCTCAAGGAAAATTTCCTAAATGTACCTGCACAGCTCAACcactctgaggctcagtttccatGTCTGTAAAAGGAAGCAGTTGGGTCTGATGCATCTAAAAGCCTCACCTCCAAAATGCTAATGCTCTATGACCACGAAACAAACCATGACACGAGCTGCAATGAAGCAGTCTAATCTTACCAGCTAAGAAGATGTACAAAGTGACTAACTCATAACACGAACATTTGAACATTTGGGAAAGGAGTCATGTGAAATAAGGTTAAGCCTGTATGTAAAGTTCTCTGAGGGCAGTGACCACAACTTCATTCCCCAGTgcctgagacagtgtcttgcttacTGTAGGTACTCAGTGAATTTGCTACAGGTGACAAAGAGATTCAGATGCATGCATTTAAGGCAGGGACTGGAAATTCACCAGCCTAGAAGGGTTAGGGAGGCAACATCAAGGGGCATTCATCCAAAGGGATTCGGATCACTACACAACCCAAGCCAAGTGTGGCAGCCCAAAGATCCGCtggttttccagagaaataaagaagCCACTCCTTATTATGAAACCTCCTGATTGTTACAGTATTACCAaccagtataatttttttttttttttacagtaaggTCCCT
The genomic region above belongs to Nomascus leucogenys isolate Asia unplaced genomic scaffold, Asia_NLE_v1 001352F_40274_qpd_obj, whole genome shotgun sequence and contains:
- the LOC115833937 gene encoding nodal modulator 3-like encodes the protein MLVGQGAGPRGPAVVAAAVVLLLSGVMPSHGPEDIVVGCGGFVKSDVEINYSLIEIKLYTKHGTLKYQTDCAPNNGYFMIPLYDKGDFILKIEPPLGWSFGKLTESLDILCKRLDDMPNTNLG